The DNA segment GACGAGCGCGAGCAGGAGAAGGTCGGCCGGTACGCCCGGCAGGGGCACGTCGACGGCGTGATCCTCATGTCGCTGCACAGCCAGGACCCGCTGCCGGACATCCTCGCCGTGGCCGGGGTGCCGCTCGTGCTGTGCGGCCGCCCGTTCGACGGCCGGGAGGTGGCCTACGTCGACGCGGACAACAGCGGTGGGGCGGTGGTCGCCACCGAGCACCTGCTCGGCACCGGACGACGGCGGATCGCCACGGTCACCGGCCCGCTGGACATGATCGCAGGGGTCGACCGGTACGCCGGCTGGCGCCAGGCGCTGACCGCCGCCGGCGTCGAGCCGGACCCGGCCCTGGTCGCCGAGGGCGACTTCACCGAGGCCGGCGGGCGGCGGGCGATGGAGGAGCTGCTGGCCCGTGCCCCCGACCTGGACGGGGTGTTCGTGGCCTCGGACCCGATGGCCGCCGGTGCGCTCCGGGCGCTGCGGGCCGCCGGGCGGCGGGTGCCCGAGGACGTCGCGGTCGTCGGCTTCGACGACGCCGCCGTCGCCGAGACCACCGACCCGCCGCTCACCACGGTCGCCCAGCCGCTGGCGGACATGACCCCGCTGCTCACCGAGCTGCTGATGCGCCAGATCGACGGGGTGGCCGGCCCGGCGGAGTCCCGGATCTGCCAGACCCACCTGGTCCGCCGCGCCTCCGCGTAGTGGACGAAGGACCCCCTCGCCCCCCACCACTCGCGAGCTCGTGGCGGGCCCCTGCGAGGGGGCCGTTCCAGCACGTCACCTGAACGTCGAAACGCGCGGGACACACGGTCTGTCTAGGTTCACCACCATGGCGGACCTCTTCGACGGCTACCCCCTCGGGCAGCAGTGGGACGAGATGTTCGAGGCCCCCGCCCAGCCCCGCCCGCCGTACACCGGTCTGTACAGCTCGCTGCAGCCGATGTCGGGGGAGGAGCTGGCCGCCCGGGCCGACGTCCTCTCGCAGACCTACCGGGACGCCGGGGTGACCTTCGCGCACGCCGGCGAGGAGCAGCCCTTCCCGCTGGACATCGTGCCCCGGGTGATCGGGCACGAGGAGTGGTCGCTCATCGAGCGCGGGGTGGCCCAGCGGGTGCACGCCCTGGAGGCGTTCCTCGCCGACGTCTACGGCGCCGGCCAGGTGTTCACCGACCGCGTCGTCCCGCGCAGCGTCGTCACCACCAGCGCGCACTTCCACCGCGCCGCGCACGGCCTGGTGCCGCCCAACGGCGTCCGCGTGCACGTCTCCGGGATCGACCTGGTCCGCGACGAGGCCGGCGACTTCCGGGTGCTGGAGGACAACCTCCGCTCGCCGTCCGGGGTGAGCTACGTGATCACCAACCGGGCCGCGATGAGCCAGGTGCTCCCGGAGCTGTTCGGTGACCACCGGGTGCAGCCGGTCAGCGACTACCCGGGCCGGCTGCTGGCTGCGCTGAAGGCCTCCGCCCCGACCGGGGTCGCCGACCCGACCGTCGTCCTGCTGACCCCGGGCGTCTACAACTCCGCCTACTTCGAGCACGCGCTGCTGGCCCGCCAGATGGGCGTCGAGCTGGTCGAGGGGCGCGACCTGGTGTGCTCGGGCGGTCAGGTCAGCATGCGGACGACGGACGGCCAGCAGCGCGTCGACGTCATCTACCGCCGGATCGACGACGAGTTCCTCGACCCGGTGCACTTCCGCTCCGACTCGGTCATCGGCTGCGCCGGGGTGCTGAACGCCGCCCGCGCGGGCCGGGTGACCATCGCCAACGCGGTGGGCAACGGCGTCGCCGACGACAAGCTGCTCTACACCTGGGTGCCGGACCTGATCCGCTACTACCTGGCCGAGGAACCCGTCCTGCAGAACGCCGACACCTACCGGCTCGACGAGCGGGACACCGTGGAGTGGGTGCTGGCCTCGCTCGACCAGCTGGTGCTCAAGCCGGTCGACGGCTCGGGTGGCAAGGGCATCGTCATCGGCCCGCGCGCCGACCAGCGCACGCTGGAGGA comes from the Modestobacter italicus genome and includes:
- a CDS encoding LacI family DNA-binding transcriptional regulator gives rise to the protein MSTRPASPTLDEVAVLAGVSRATVSRVINDSPRVSPEAREAVQAAVAELRYVPNRMARSLVTRRTDTIALVLNEPNTQVFSDPFFASIVRGLSATLADTDLNLVLLTARDEREQEKVGRYARQGHVDGVILMSLHSQDPLPDILAVAGVPLVLCGRPFDGREVAYVDADNSGGAVVATEHLLGTGRRRIATVTGPLDMIAGVDRYAGWRQALTAAGVEPDPALVAEGDFTEAGGRRAMEELLARAPDLDGVFVASDPMAAGALRALRAAGRRVPEDVAVVGFDDAAVAETTDPPLTTVAQPLADMTPLLTELLMRQIDGVAGPAESRICQTHLVRRASA
- a CDS encoding circularly permuted type 2 ATP-grasp protein, producing MADLFDGYPLGQQWDEMFEAPAQPRPPYTGLYSSLQPMSGEELAARADVLSQTYRDAGVTFAHAGEEQPFPLDIVPRVIGHEEWSLIERGVAQRVHALEAFLADVYGAGQVFTDRVVPRSVVTTSAHFHRAAHGLVPPNGVRVHVSGIDLVRDEAGDFRVLEDNLRSPSGVSYVITNRAAMSQVLPELFGDHRVQPVSDYPGRLLAALKASAPTGVADPTVVLLTPGVYNSAYFEHALLARQMGVELVEGRDLVCSGGQVSMRTTDGQQRVDVIYRRIDDEFLDPVHFRSDSVIGCAGVLNAARAGRVTIANAVGNGVADDKLLYTWVPDLIRYYLAEEPVLQNADTYRLDERDTVEWVLASLDQLVLKPVDGSGGKGIVIGPRADQRTLEELAVKVRAAPRDWIAQKPIGLSTSPTLINGRIAPRHVDLRPFAVNDGSDVWVLPGGLTRVALPEGELVVNSSQGGGSKDTWVITPPRPAAEPAPEHDVTRIEFTTADLPAEPPAQDPGPANDNAIAQSQQQQQQKDPALLTPRELGASLWAGPTGGAPC